The Euwallacea similis isolate ESF13 unplaced genomic scaffold, ESF131.1 scaffold_54, whole genome shotgun sequence genome window below encodes:
- the LOC136418985 gene encoding uncharacterized protein, producing the protein MSNERYSNAEMTDMLLTYGFCRGNGRKSVRTYHDMFPNRRIPNHQTFARIERRLRETGSLAPYMVNCGHPRTIRTSAAEEQILERINGEPSISCRRLCLELNISKSVINRVTKDYLLHPYHLQKVQELLPGDIQLRLDFCSFINDQRTQDMFFHKKILFTDEACFTRTGISNIHNEHVYAEVNPHTAKVRHHQKDFRINVWAGIVDNFIVGPVILPDRLNGENYLNFLKNTMPELLEDLTLALRQKVWFMHDGAPPHHSVNVRAFLNQQYPNRWIGRGNNAPVQWPPRSPDMTPMDYFFWGSLKEKVYSTSVNNRDDLWQRIQQCTNVIRNDKEVFQRLQLNFLHRINLCRRLGGSHFEPVLRKVNNN; encoded by the coding sequence ATGTCCAATGAAAGGTACAGTAATGCAGAAATGACGGATATGTTGTTAACATACGGGTTTTGTCGAGGAAATGGTCGGAAATCTGTAAGGACATATCATGATATGTTTCCAAACAGACGCATTCCAAACCATCAAACATTTGCAAGAATCGAAAGACGGCTTCGTGAAACAGGCAGTTTGGCTCCTTATATGGTTAATTGTGGACATCCTCGCACTATAAGGACTTCCGCTGcagaagaacaaattttagagCGAATTAATGGAGAACCGTCTATAAGCTGCAGGAGATTGTGCTTAGAACTAAACATATCTAAAAGTGTGATAAATCGTGTTACAAAGGATTACTTGCTACATCCTTACCATTTACAAAAAGTTCAAGAGCTTTTACCAGGAGATATCCAATTACGACTtgatttttgttctttcaTAAATGACCAGAGAACGCAGGATatgtttttccacaaaaaaattttgtttacagaTGAGGCGTGTTTTACTAGAACTGgaatatcaaatattcataatGAACATGTCTATGCCGAGGTAAATCCGCATACAGCCAAAGTACGACACCACCAAAAGGATTTTAGAATCAACGTTTGGGCTGGAATAGTAGATAATTTCATTGTTGGTCCTGTTATTTTACCTGATCGGcttaatggagaaaattatttaaattttctgaaaaatacgATGCCAGAATTGCTGGAAGACTTAACTTTAGCTCTGAGGCAAAAAGTATGGTTTATGCACGACGGAGCTCCTCCTCATCATTCTGTTAATGTTCGAGCCTTTTTAAATCAGCAATATCCAAACAGATGGATTGGCAGAGGTAACAACGCTCCAGTACAATGGCCACCACGCTCTCCAGATATGACACCTATGGATTATTTCTTTTGGGGAagcttaaaagaaaaagtttattcgACATCTGTAAATAATAGAGATGATCTGTGGCAAAGGATTCAGCAATGTACAAATGTAATTAGAAATGataaagaagtttttcaaaGACTACAACTTAATTTCTTGCATAGAATTAATCTATGCAGGCGTCTAGGTGGCAGTCATTTTGAACCAGTTTTAAggaaagttaataataattag